The following are from one region of the Arthrobacter sp. KBS0703 genome:
- the mmsA gene encoding multiple monosaccharide ABC transporter ATP-binding protein — MNVPILQMRGITKTFPGVKALQDVTLDVNRGEVHAICGENGAGKSTLMKVLSGVYPHNTFDGDILFENEPCDFSTISDSEKRGIVIIHQELALSPYLSIAENIFLGNELATRGWVDWRKTNLEAAKLLARVGLSENPVTPIQHISVGKQQLVEIAKALSKEVKLLILDEPTAALNDEDSGHLLDLILHLKGQGVTSIIISHKLNEIRKVADAVTIIRDGRTIETLRLDQGQITQERIIRGMVGRDLESLYPDRTPSIGEEVLRIEDWTVQHPQDHTRTVVHNASLNVRKGEVVGLAGLMGAGRTELAMSVFGRTYGRAVSGKVFKHGQEINTSTVSEAIRHGLAYATEDRKHYGLNLIEDIKRNVSMAALRKLAKRGWVDRNEETIVANRYRTSMNIKAPSVAAITGKLSGGNQQKVVLSKWMFSDPDVLILDEPTRGIDVGAKFEIYTIIAELAAEGKAVIVISSELPELLGICDRIYTLSAGHITGEVPIAEATQETLMHYMTKEKE; from the coding sequence ATGAACGTACCCATCCTTCAAATGCGGGGAATCACCAAGACTTTCCCCGGCGTCAAAGCCCTCCAGGACGTCACCCTGGACGTGAACCGCGGCGAGGTCCACGCCATCTGCGGTGAGAACGGGGCAGGGAAGTCCACCCTCATGAAAGTGCTGTCGGGCGTGTACCCGCACAACACGTTTGACGGCGACATCCTCTTTGAAAACGAGCCGTGTGACTTTTCCACCATCAGCGACAGCGAAAAGCGCGGCATCGTCATCATCCATCAGGAACTGGCGCTGAGCCCGTACCTGTCCATCGCGGAGAACATCTTCCTCGGCAACGAACTGGCGACCCGCGGCTGGGTGGACTGGCGCAAAACCAACCTTGAAGCCGCCAAGCTGCTGGCCCGGGTCGGACTCAGCGAAAACCCGGTGACACCAATCCAGCACATCAGCGTCGGAAAGCAGCAGCTCGTCGAGATCGCGAAGGCGCTCTCCAAGGAAGTAAAGCTGCTCATCCTCGACGAGCCCACGGCCGCGCTGAATGACGAGGACTCGGGCCACCTGCTGGACCTCATCCTGCACCTGAAAGGCCAGGGCGTCACCAGCATCATCATCAGCCACAAGCTCAACGAGATCCGGAAAGTGGCGGACGCCGTCACCATCATCCGGGACGGCAGGACCATCGAGACCCTTCGGCTCGACCAGGGGCAGATCACCCAGGAGCGCATCATCCGCGGCATGGTGGGCCGCGACCTCGAAAGCCTTTACCCGGACCGCACGCCCAGCATCGGCGAAGAAGTCCTCCGGATTGAAGACTGGACGGTGCAGCATCCGCAGGACCACACCCGCACCGTGGTCCACAACGCCAGCCTCAATGTCCGCAAGGGCGAGGTCGTCGGGCTCGCCGGCCTCATGGGAGCCGGCCGGACCGAGCTGGCCATGAGCGTCTTCGGCCGGACGTACGGCCGCGCCGTGTCCGGGAAAGTGTTCAAGCACGGGCAGGAGATCAACACCTCCACCGTGTCGGAGGCAATCCGCCACGGGCTCGCCTACGCAACGGAGGACCGGAAGCACTACGGCCTGAACCTCATCGAGGACATCAAGCGCAACGTCTCGATGGCTGCCCTCCGGAAGCTCGCCAAGCGCGGCTGGGTGGACAGGAACGAAGAGACCATCGTGGCCAACCGGTACCGGACCAGCATGAACATCAAGGCCCCCTCGGTTGCGGCCATCACGGGCAAACTGTCCGGCGGCAACCAGCAAAAGGTGGTCCTGAGCAAGTGGATGTTTTCGGACCCGGACGTGCTGATTCTCGACGAGCCGACCCGCGGCATCGACGTGGGTGCCAAGTTCGAGATCTACACGATCATCGCCGAACTCGCCGCCGAGGGTAAGGCCGTCATCGTGATCTCCTCCGAGCTCCCCGAACTCCTGGGCATCTGCGACCGGATCTACACGCTGTCCGCGGGGCACATCACCGGCGAAGTGCCAATCGCCGAGGCCACCCAGGAAACCCTCATGCACTACATGACCAAAGAGAAGGAATAA
- the mmsB gene encoding multiple monosaccharide ABC transporter permease has protein sequence MSALRESLGFLTSRLRQVGIFVALILIVLLFQVLTDGILLQPQNVTNLVVQNSYILILAIGMVMVIIAGHIDLSVGSIAGFIGAVSGVMIVHWGWAWWIAIPACLLVGALVGAWQGYWIAYVGIPAFIVTLAGMLIFRGLTLITLKNQQITPFPDELRALGGGFLPDISGGTSVLEWLTVILGVGGTAAILFQSIKERRVRRKFNLENEPMAWFATKTSFIAVLMLTITFLLASYRGTPIVLIVLAVLVIAYSALMSNSIFGRHTYAIGGNLHAAELSGIKTKAVTFRLFVNMGVLAALAGLVFTARLNSAQPAGGTGFELDSIAAAFIGGAAVQGGIGTVAGAMIGGLIMGVLNNGMSILGLGTDYQQLIKGLVLLLAVGFDIFNKNRSGGGPTIAKRFKWKTAPSDSAEEPQPAAKTPVAVAAKPAGAGPVGAEPVGAEPVGAVENP, from the coding sequence ATGTCCGCCCTACGAGAATCCCTCGGCTTCCTGACAAGCCGCCTCCGCCAGGTTGGCATCTTCGTCGCCCTGATCCTGATCGTCCTGCTCTTCCAGGTCCTCACGGACGGGATCCTGCTCCAGCCCCAGAACGTCACCAACCTGGTGGTCCAGAACAGCTACATCCTGATCCTGGCCATCGGCATGGTGATGGTGATCATCGCCGGCCACATCGACCTCTCCGTCGGCTCCATTGCGGGCTTCATCGGGGCCGTATCGGGCGTGATGATCGTCCACTGGGGCTGGGCCTGGTGGATCGCCATCCCGGCCTGCCTGCTGGTGGGCGCGCTCGTCGGGGCCTGGCAGGGCTACTGGATTGCCTACGTGGGCATCCCTGCGTTCATTGTGACCCTGGCGGGCATGCTCATCTTCCGCGGCCTGACGCTGATCACGCTCAAGAACCAGCAGATCACCCCGTTCCCGGACGAGCTCCGGGCCCTGGGCGGAGGCTTCCTCCCGGACATCTCCGGCGGCACCTCGGTGCTGGAGTGGCTGACGGTCATCCTCGGCGTCGGCGGCACCGCCGCGATCCTGTTCCAGTCCATCAAGGAACGCCGCGTGCGCCGGAAGTTCAACCTCGAAAACGAGCCCATGGCCTGGTTCGCCACCAAGACGTCGTTCATCGCGGTGCTCATGCTGACCATCACGTTCCTCCTCGCCAGCTACCGCGGCACCCCGATCGTGCTGATCGTCCTCGCCGTCCTGGTGATCGCCTACTCGGCGCTGATGAGCAACAGCATCTTCGGCCGGCACACGTACGCGATCGGCGGCAACCTCCACGCAGCCGAGCTCTCCGGCATCAAGACCAAAGCCGTGACGTTCCGGCTGTTCGTGAACATGGGTGTGCTTGCCGCCCTGGCCGGACTCGTGTTCACCGCGCGCCTGAACTCGGCGCAGCCGGCGGGGGGCACGGGCTTCGAACTGGATTCCATTGCCGCGGCGTTCATCGGCGGAGCCGCAGTCCAGGGCGGAATCGGCACCGTGGCCGGAGCCATGATCGGCGGCCTCATCATGGGCGTGCTCAACAACGGCATGTCCATCCTGGGCCTGGGCACCGACTACCAGCAGCTCATCAAGGGCCTGGTGCTCCTGCTCGCAGTGGGCTTCGACATCTTCAACAAGAACCGCAGCGGCGGCGGACCCACCATCGCCAAACGGTTCAAGTGGAAGACGGCCCCGTCGGACAGCGCCGAGGAACCCCAGCCGGCAGCCAAGACGCCCGTTGCCGTTGCCGCCAAGCCTGCGGGCGCCGGGCCAGTGGGCGCCGAGCCGGTGGGCGCGGAGCCGGTGGGCGCGGTCGAAAACCCCTGA
- the manD gene encoding D-mannonate dehydratase ManD, translated as MKIIAAEVFVTSPSRNFVTLRITTEDGVTGIGDATLNGRELAVAAYLKEHVAQLLIGKDPHRIEDTWQFLYRSSYWRRGPVTMAAIAAVDMALWDIKGKIAGMPVYQLLGGASRNGLRAYGHASGADIPSLFDSVREHLELGYKSVRIQTSVPGIKAVYGVAAQAQASGERYDYEPAGRGAFPVEEDWDTRAYLRHLPSVFEAVRNEFGPELPLLHDGHHRMTPIQAAKLGKALEPYDLFWLEDCTPAENQEALRLVRQHTTTPLAIGEIFNTVYDYQSIIKEQLIDYVRAASTHFGGISPLKKVMDFAAQYQIKSGFHGPTDISPVGFAAQLHVGLAIHNYGIQEYMQHSDATNTVFEQSMTFVDGYLHPGEKPGIGVEFNEEAAAAYPYQQAYLPYNRLVDGTVHDW; from the coding sequence GTGAAAATCATTGCCGCGGAAGTCTTCGTGACGAGCCCGTCCCGTAACTTCGTGACGCTCCGGATCACCACGGAGGACGGCGTGACCGGCATCGGTGATGCCACCCTGAACGGCCGTGAGCTCGCGGTGGCCGCGTACCTCAAGGAGCATGTGGCGCAGCTGCTGATCGGAAAGGACCCGCACCGGATCGAGGACACCTGGCAGTTCCTGTACCGGTCCTCCTACTGGCGCCGGGGGCCGGTGACGATGGCCGCGATCGCCGCGGTGGACATGGCGCTCTGGGACATCAAGGGCAAGATCGCCGGGATGCCGGTGTACCAGCTCCTGGGCGGGGCGTCGCGGAACGGGCTGCGCGCGTACGGGCACGCCTCCGGCGCGGACATCCCGTCGCTGTTCGACTCGGTCCGCGAGCACCTGGAACTCGGCTACAAGTCCGTCCGGATCCAGACCTCCGTCCCGGGCATCAAGGCCGTCTACGGCGTCGCGGCCCAGGCGCAGGCCTCGGGCGAACGCTACGACTACGAACCCGCCGGGCGCGGCGCGTTCCCGGTGGAGGAAGACTGGGACACCCGCGCCTACCTCCGGCACCTGCCGTCCGTGTTCGAGGCCGTTCGGAACGAGTTCGGCCCGGAGCTGCCGCTGCTGCACGACGGGCACCACCGGATGACCCCGATCCAGGCCGCGAAGCTGGGCAAGGCGCTGGAACCGTATGACCTGTTCTGGCTGGAAGACTGCACCCCGGCCGAAAACCAGGAAGCGCTGCGCCTGGTCCGCCAGCACACCACCACCCCGCTGGCGATCGGGGAGATCTTCAACACCGTGTACGACTACCAGAGCATCATCAAGGAACAGCTGATCGACTACGTCCGGGCGGCCTCGACGCACTTCGGCGGGATCTCGCCGCTGAAGAAGGTGATGGACTTCGCCGCGCAGTACCAGATCAAGTCCGGCTTCCACGGCCCGACCGATATTTCCCCGGTCGGATTCGCCGCGCAGCTGCACGTGGGCCTGGCGATCCATAACTACGGCATCCAGGAATACATGCAGCACTCCGACGCCACCAACACCGTGTTCGAGCAGTCCATGACCTTCGTGGACGGCTACCTGCACCCGGGCGAGAAGCCCGGCATCGGCGTCGAATTCAACGAAGAAGCCGCCGCGGCCTACCCGTACCAGCAGGCCTACCTGCCCTACAACCGCCTCGTCGACGGCACCGTGCACGACTGGTGA
- a CDS encoding sugar kinase, with the protein MTAAVDLLTLGESMVSLRSGGPLSAGGSLSMHVAGAESNVAVGVARLGHGVSWAGVVGGDPHGQFIVRQLRSEGIGLHHREDAARSTGVMFLEQRTADVSRAYYYRSGSAGSTLSIPDVDAALRDGARVLHLTGITAALSPEARRAVEYAAERAAGEGILVSLDVNYRAKLWSRDEARAALAPIVRHATIVIASEDELDLVASSIVAAGAEPILDPAAAPAAGLSEAAEALLAKRLLELGVREVVVKRGAAGAGAYTADGQWEVPAVQVTSIDTVGAGDAFAAGYLSALLDGDDVAGRLRRGALAGAFAVSTAGDWEGLPSTAELALLGNHVAGSTQR; encoded by the coding sequence GTGACGGCCGCCGTCGACCTCCTGACCCTGGGCGAATCCATGGTTTCGCTCAGATCGGGCGGCCCGCTGTCCGCCGGCGGCAGCCTGTCGATGCATGTGGCCGGTGCCGAGTCCAACGTTGCGGTGGGCGTGGCACGCCTGGGCCACGGAGTGTCGTGGGCGGGCGTGGTGGGAGGTGACCCGCATGGCCAGTTCATCGTGCGGCAGCTGCGCTCGGAAGGCATCGGGCTGCACCACCGCGAAGACGCCGCGCGCAGCACCGGGGTGATGTTCCTGGAGCAGCGGACCGCAGATGTGAGCCGCGCATATTATTACCGGTCGGGGTCGGCCGGGTCCACGCTCAGCATTCCGGACGTGGATGCAGCGCTGCGGGACGGCGCCAGGGTGCTCCACCTGACCGGAATCACCGCCGCCCTCAGCCCTGAGGCCCGGCGCGCAGTGGAGTATGCCGCCGAGCGCGCCGCGGGGGAAGGCATCCTGGTTTCGCTGGACGTCAACTACCGGGCCAAGCTCTGGTCACGGGACGAGGCACGTGCCGCTCTGGCCCCGATCGTCCGGCACGCCACCATCGTGATCGCCTCGGAGGACGAACTGGACCTGGTGGCGTCTTCGATTGTGGCTGCGGGCGCCGAACCGATTTTGGACCCGGCTGCGGCCCCGGCAGCGGGACTATCCGAAGCTGCCGAGGCTCTCCTGGCGAAACGGTTGCTGGAACTGGGCGTACGGGAGGTGGTGGTCAAGCGCGGTGCCGCCGGTGCCGGCGCCTACACGGCCGACGGCCAGTGGGAAGTGCCGGCCGTGCAGGTGACCAGTATCGATACCGTCGGCGCCGGTGATGCCTTCGCCGCCGGCTACCTCTCAGCGCTGCTCGACGGCGACGACGTGGCCGGGCGGCTGCGGCGCGGCGCCCTCGCGGGAGCCTTCGCCGTCAGCACCGCCGGTGACTGGGAAGGCCTCCCGAGCACCGCGGAACTCGCACTGCTCGGCAACCACGTTGCCGGAAGCACGCAACGCTGA
- a CDS encoding bifunctional 4-hydroxy-2-oxoglutarate aldolase/2-dehydro-3-deoxy-phosphogluconate aldolase yields MENTPTPGSLTPESLLAGIRETRLVAIVRGTDGTAAAKAALAAMAEGFRYVEIALTTPGALEAIREVRAAAPADCFVGAGTVLTAQDVGRVAEAGGQFMVTPALAESIDESARRGIPVLAGALTPSEAYDAMNRGATAVKLFPASIGGPGYLKALRDPFPGIPFIAVGGVGLDEAAGYWEAGAIAVGLGGPLFGDAGSGGNLAPVRERARSFVGLAADFGRRTVEAGSR; encoded by the coding sequence ATGGAGAACACCCCCACGCCCGGATCGCTGACCCCTGAATCGTTGCTCGCCGGCATCCGGGAGACCCGGTTGGTGGCAATCGTGCGCGGCACGGACGGAACGGCTGCCGCGAAGGCGGCCCTGGCCGCGATGGCGGAGGGTTTCCGGTACGTCGAGATCGCCCTGACCACGCCCGGCGCCCTGGAGGCAATCCGCGAGGTCCGGGCTGCGGCACCTGCGGACTGCTTCGTCGGGGCGGGAACCGTGCTGACCGCCCAGGACGTGGGCCGGGTCGCCGAGGCGGGCGGCCAATTCATGGTGACCCCTGCGCTGGCGGAGTCCATTGACGAGTCGGCGCGCCGGGGGATACCGGTGCTCGCCGGAGCCCTCACCCCCAGCGAAGCTTACGACGCCATGAACCGCGGGGCCACCGCGGTCAAGCTCTTTCCCGCCTCCATCGGCGGCCCGGGCTACCTCAAGGCGCTCCGCGATCCGTTCCCCGGCATCCCGTTCATCGCGGTGGGCGGAGTGGGGCTCGACGAAGCGGCGGGCTACTGGGAAGCCGGCGCCATCGCCGTCGGGCTCGGCGGGCCGCTGTTCGGCGACGCCGGCTCCGGAGGGAACCTGGCCCCCGTGCGGGAGCGTGCCCGCAGCTTCGTTGGACTGGCCGCCGATTTCGGCCGCCGGACCGTTGAGGCAGGTTCCCGGTGA
- the dgoD gene encoding galactonate dehydratase: protein MTRISRIETFLVPPRWLFVRIETDSGIVGWGEASCEGRSETVRTAVDQLSELLLGQDALRIEDHWQVMTKGSFYRGGPILASAVSGLDQALWDIAGKHFNAPVHQLLGGPVRDRIRMYGWVGGDEPNEVADQISAQLDVGLTAVKMNASGRMSPVASVAELDGVVRRVAAAREVLGDHRDVAVDFHGRFSLANARRVAPLLEPYRPFFLEEPVVPENTHLLREFTSSTTTPVSTGERLYSRQEFLPALQAGIAVAQPDLSHAGGITEVRKIASLAEIYEVQLAPHCPLGPLALAACLQVGFATPNFLIQEQSIGIHYNQGAEVLDYVVDKSPLKFVNGHIERLTGPGLGIEIDEAVVRAADKRGHAWRGPVWRHPDGAFAEW from the coding sequence GTGACTCGCATCAGCAGAATAGAAACCTTCCTGGTCCCGCCGCGCTGGCTGTTCGTCCGCATCGAGACGGACAGCGGGATCGTCGGCTGGGGAGAAGCGTCCTGCGAGGGGCGCAGCGAAACCGTCCGCACCGCCGTCGACCAGCTCTCCGAGCTGTTGCTCGGACAAGACGCCCTGCGGATCGAGGACCACTGGCAGGTCATGACCAAGGGCTCCTTCTACCGCGGCGGCCCCATCCTGGCCAGTGCCGTGTCCGGACTGGACCAGGCGCTGTGGGACATCGCCGGCAAGCACTTCAACGCGCCCGTCCACCAGCTGCTCGGCGGCCCTGTCCGCGACCGGATCCGGATGTACGGCTGGGTGGGCGGCGACGAGCCCAACGAGGTGGCCGACCAGATCAGCGCCCAGCTGGACGTCGGACTCACCGCGGTCAAGATGAACGCCAGCGGCCGGATGAGCCCGGTTGCGTCGGTGGCAGAGCTCGACGGCGTGGTCCGCCGGGTGGCAGCCGCCCGCGAAGTCCTGGGGGACCACCGGGACGTGGCCGTGGACTTCCACGGCCGCTTCAGCCTCGCCAACGCACGCCGTGTGGCGCCGCTCCTCGAGCCGTACCGGCCGTTCTTCCTCGAGGAGCCGGTGGTTCCGGAGAACACCCACCTGCTGCGCGAATTCACCTCCTCCACCACGACGCCGGTGTCCACCGGCGAGCGGCTCTACAGCCGGCAGGAGTTCCTTCCCGCGCTGCAGGCCGGAATCGCCGTGGCGCAGCCTGACCTTTCGCACGCCGGCGGCATCACGGAGGTCCGCAAGATCGCCTCCCTGGCCGAAATCTACGAGGTCCAGCTGGCGCCGCACTGCCCGCTGGGTCCGCTGGCACTGGCCGCCTGCCTGCAGGTGGGCTTCGCGACGCCCAACTTCCTGATCCAGGAACAGAGCATCGGCATCCACTACAACCAGGGCGCGGAAGTCCTCGACTACGTGGTGGACAAGTCGCCCCTGAAGTTCGTCAACGGCCACATCGAGCGGCTCACCGGGCCCGGGCTGGGCATCGAGATCGACGAAGCGGTGGTCCGGGCGGCGGACAAACGGGGACACGCATGGCGCGGACCCGTGTGGCGGCACCCCGACGGTGCTTTCGCAGAGTGGTGA
- a CDS encoding carbohydrate ABC transporter permease, protein MTLLTEPQAPARHRPQVARRKKPLRSRAYKTFRVAALVAVVLFLVAPLFWMLLASFKTNVDIYDAGKSFLFTPTGENYANVLQRNNYFVFIFNSFWVAFVSTALSLILGVPAAYAMSRFTMHRSALVVLMARVIPGVSLLVPWYYVFSNLKMVGGFEVLILSHMFVALPLIVYIMMSYFDSLPLELEESAQVDGLTPIGAFRRITLPLSVAGMATAGILSFIFSWNNFMFALVLSGSKTKTLPVAIFDFVSYASIDWGGLMAAATVVTIPIMIIALFTQKYIVSGMTAGATKG, encoded by the coding sequence ATGACCCTCCTGACTGAACCCCAGGCACCGGCCCGGCACCGGCCGCAGGTGGCACGCCGCAAGAAGCCGCTGCGCAGCCGTGCCTACAAGACCTTCCGCGTAGCAGCCCTGGTGGCGGTGGTGCTGTTCCTCGTCGCGCCGCTGTTCTGGATGCTGCTTGCCTCCTTCAAGACCAACGTGGACATCTACGACGCCGGCAAGTCTTTCCTGTTCACACCCACCGGCGAGAACTACGCCAACGTGCTGCAGCGCAACAACTACTTCGTCTTCATCTTCAACAGCTTCTGGGTGGCGTTCGTGTCCACGGCACTGTCGCTGATCCTGGGCGTCCCGGCCGCCTACGCTATGAGCCGGTTCACCATGCACCGCTCGGCGCTGGTGGTCCTGATGGCCCGCGTCATCCCGGGCGTCTCCCTGCTGGTGCCCTGGTACTACGTCTTCTCCAACCTGAAGATGGTGGGCGGCTTTGAGGTGCTGATCCTCAGCCACATGTTTGTCGCCCTGCCGCTGATCGTGTACATCATGATGAGCTACTTCGATTCCCTGCCGCTGGAACTCGAGGAGTCGGCGCAGGTGGACGGACTGACGCCGATCGGCGCGTTCCGCCGCATCACCCTGCCGCTGTCCGTGGCCGGCATGGCCACCGCCGGGATCCTGTCCTTCATCTTCTCGTGGAACAACTTCATGTTTGCCCTGGTCCTGTCCGGTTCGAAGACGAAGACGCTGCCTGTGGCCATCTTCGACTTCGTCTCCTACGCCAGCATCGACTGGGGCGGACTGATGGCCGCCGCCACCGTGGTGACCATCCCGATCATGATCATTGCGCTCTTCACGCAGAAATACATCGTGTCCGGCATGACCGCCGGCGCCACCAAGGGCTAG
- a CDS encoding carbohydrate ABC transporter permease: MSVLTPARTSGRPASAQENFSAWANRHRKWLFAAPAMIFVGVLIIFPLAWTLYLSLTDSQGSVRAASDFVGLENYFTVLTDTERFWPAVGRTLSFTLVALACEIILGMCIALLLWRPFRGEKWVRVAILLPLVATPVAVGMMWRLIFDPNIGFANQLLGLVGIPPQPWLSGQDSALPTTIFMDVWQWTPMVVLILLAGLTSLSEEPDEAARMDGATAVQRFFYVTLPLMMPTVIVAILLRGIDALKTFDILYATKGKGGGSFHEVETLNVYAYGLSFDYNQYGLSSAVLILFFMIIVGSMWLLTMRKKAVSK; encoded by the coding sequence ATGTCTGTACTGACCCCTGCCCGGACCTCCGGTCGACCGGCTAGCGCCCAGGAGAATTTCTCCGCCTGGGCCAACCGCCACCGGAAGTGGCTGTTCGCAGCGCCCGCCATGATCTTCGTGGGCGTCCTCATCATCTTTCCGCTCGCCTGGACCCTGTACCTGAGCCTGACCGACTCCCAGGGGTCGGTGCGCGCGGCGTCGGACTTCGTGGGCCTCGAGAACTACTTCACGGTCCTCACCGATACCGAGCGCTTCTGGCCCGCCGTGGGCCGAACGCTCTCGTTCACGCTCGTGGCGCTCGCCTGCGAAATTATTCTCGGCATGTGCATCGCCTTGCTGCTGTGGCGTCCGTTCCGCGGCGAAAAATGGGTCCGCGTGGCAATTCTGTTGCCACTTGTGGCCACCCCCGTGGCGGTCGGCATGATGTGGCGGCTGATCTTCGACCCGAACATCGGCTTCGCCAACCAGCTGCTCGGCCTCGTGGGCATTCCGCCGCAGCCGTGGCTGTCCGGGCAGGACTCCGCCCTGCCCACCACCATCTTCATGGACGTCTGGCAGTGGACCCCCATGGTGGTCCTCATTCTCCTGGCCGGCCTCACCTCCCTCTCCGAGGAGCCGGATGAAGCCGCACGGATGGACGGGGCCACCGCGGTCCAGCGTTTCTTCTACGTCACCCTGCCGTTGATGATGCCCACGGTCATCGTGGCCATCCTGCTCCGCGGCATCGATGCCCTGAAGACCTTCGACATCCTCTACGCCACCAAGGGCAAGGGCGGCGGTTCCTTCCACGAGGTGGAGACCCTGAACGTCTACGCCTACGGACTGAGCTTCGACTACAACCAGTACGGGCTGTCCTCGGCCGTACTGATCCTGTTCTTCATGATCATCGTTGGCTCCATGTGGCTGCTGACCATGCGCAAGAAAGCGGTAAGCAAATGA
- a CDS encoding ABC transporter substrate-binding protein: protein MKRRSVVKYAAVAAALSLGLTACGGGSSESKGSDTVRVTLANHVWTEGIKAAIPEFEKSTGLKVELTQLGEDQLSDQYNVKLNAGSDEIDVMMYRPLQEGKAFARNGYLADLTSKVAEDASWNWKDYQDGPVKATTYEDKVTGVPIITEREVLYYRKDLLKAAGIEVPKTMEELEAAAKKLSSADTAGFVARTGKSAAVTQFSSFLYSFGGDFTDENGKSTVGTEEAKKAYAFYGGLIKNYGPKNVSTDMSWPEAMAIFTQGKAAFYTEADSLYKNATDPAKSKVADTVGFAPLPAGPAGSKPYNIPSWGLAVNKASANQDNAWKFIKWATSKERTLEAQKAGVPGPRASVWSDPAGTSTYPKDLAAAIAVSAENGVGHDRPQVLTVGKAREIVGGPIVASITGADASAAADTANTAFQKFLDDEK, encoded by the coding sequence ATGAAGCGACGTTCAGTAGTGAAGTATGCGGCCGTCGCCGCGGCCCTCTCGCTGGGTCTGACCGCCTGCGGAGGTGGAAGCAGCGAGTCCAAGGGTTCGGATACCGTCCGGGTCACCCTTGCCAACCATGTGTGGACCGAAGGCATCAAGGCAGCAATTCCGGAGTTCGAAAAGTCCACCGGGCTGAAGGTGGAGCTCACCCAGCTCGGCGAAGACCAGCTCTCGGACCAGTACAACGTCAAGCTCAACGCGGGCAGCGACGAGATCGACGTCATGATGTACCGCCCGCTGCAGGAAGGCAAGGCGTTTGCCCGCAACGGGTACCTCGCGGACCTGACCAGCAAAGTCGCAGAAGACGCCAGCTGGAACTGGAAGGACTACCAGGACGGCCCCGTCAAAGCCACCACCTACGAGGACAAGGTGACGGGCGTCCCCATCATCACCGAACGCGAAGTGCTCTACTACCGCAAGGACCTGCTGAAGGCCGCCGGCATCGAAGTTCCCAAGACCATGGAGGAGCTCGAAGCCGCCGCCAAGAAGCTTTCCTCCGCGGACACCGCAGGGTTCGTCGCCCGCACCGGCAAGTCGGCAGCGGTCACGCAGTTCTCCAGCTTCCTGTACAGCTTCGGCGGCGACTTCACCGACGAAAACGGCAAGTCCACCGTCGGCACCGAGGAAGCTAAGAAGGCCTACGCCTTCTATGGCGGCCTGATCAAGAACTACGGCCCCAAGAACGTCAGCACGGACATGAGCTGGCCCGAGGCAATGGCCATCTTCACCCAGGGCAAGGCCGCCTTCTACACCGAAGCGGATTCCCTCTACAAGAACGCCACGGATCCGGCCAAGTCAAAGGTGGCCGACACCGTCGGGTTCGCCCCGCTGCCCGCCGGACCCGCCGGTTCCAAGCCGTACAACATCCCGTCCTGGGGCCTCGCGGTCAACAAGGCCTCGGCCAACCAGGACAACGCGTGGAAGTTCATTAAGTGGGCCACCAGCAAGGAGCGCACCCTGGAAGCGCAGAAGGCCGGCGTACCCGGGCCGCGCGCCTCGGTCTGGTCCGACCCCGCCGGAACCTCCACCTACCCGAAGGACCTCGCCGCCGCCATCGCGGTGAGCGCTGAAAACGGCGTGGGCCACGACCGCCCGCAGGTCCTCACCGTGGGCAAGGCCCGCGAGATCGTCGGCGGCCCGATTGTCGCCTCCATCACCGGTGCCGACGCTTCAGCAGCCGCGGACACGGCCAACACCGCGTTCCAGAAGTTCCTGGACGACGAAAAGTAA